The following are encoded in a window of Prosthecodimorpha staleyi genomic DNA:
- a CDS encoding SLAC1 anion channel family protein, whose amino-acid sequence MTALAVAHSRLAHFPVVFFATVMGLSGLALAVTRAEHALGRAPVAGTAVAAVALLVFAAIAATYALKVVRHPDMVAAEWRHPVRMAFFPAAAISLILLGTALQAAVPSLAQPLWAAGATLQLIGSLSVVSVWIGHRAFETPQLTPAWFIPAVGNVLVPIAGVGYGALEVSWFFLSVGLVFWLILLTLVFNRLIFHPPMPDRLLPTLAILVAPPAVAFLSWTRLGGGLDPFGRILYYAAVLFALVVLTQAGRLRQVGFAMSWWAYSFPLAALTVATFVYGELAGSAAHVGAGFGLAALTTAVIGALAARTVVGMMRDEICRPE is encoded by the coding sequence ATGACCGCACTTGCCGTGGCGCATTCGAGACTTGCCCATTTCCCGGTCGTCTTCTTCGCGACCGTGATGGGGCTTTCGGGCCTGGCGCTGGCGGTGACCCGGGCGGAGCATGCGCTCGGCCGGGCACCGGTGGCCGGCACGGCGGTCGCCGCGGTGGCGCTGCTGGTCTTCGCCGCAATCGCCGCGACCTATGCGCTGAAGGTCGTACGGCATCCCGACATGGTCGCTGCCGAATGGCGCCATCCGGTGCGGATGGCCTTCTTTCCGGCGGCGGCGATCTCGCTGATCCTGCTCGGCACGGCTCTGCAGGCGGCGGTGCCGTCCCTGGCCCAGCCGCTCTGGGCCGCCGGCGCCACCCTGCAACTGATCGGCAGTCTCTCGGTGGTTTCGGTCTGGATCGGCCATCGCGCCTTCGAGACCCCCCAGTTGACGCCGGCCTGGTTCATCCCCGCCGTCGGCAACGTCCTGGTGCCGATCGCGGGCGTCGGCTATGGCGCGCTCGAGGTCTCCTGGTTCTTTCTCTCGGTCGGGCTGGTCTTCTGGCTGATCCTGCTGACGCTGGTGTTCAACCGGCTGATCTTCCACCCGCCGATGCCGGACCGGCTGCTGCCGACGCTCGCCATCCTGGTCGCGCCGCCGGCCGTGGCCTTCCTCTCCTGGACGCGACTCGGCGGCGGCCTCGACCCGTTCGGACGCATCCTCTACTACGCCGCCGTCCTGTTCGCCCTGGTGGTACTGACCCAGGCCGGCCGCCTGCGTCAGGTCGGTTTCGCCATGTCCTGGTGGGCCTATTCCTTCCCGCTGGCGGCCCTCACGGTGGCGACCTTCGTCTATGGCGAACTGGCCGGCTCGGCCGCCCATGTCGGTGCCGGCTTCGGTCTCGCCGCACTGACGACGGCGGTCATCGGTGCGCTCGCCGCCCGGACCGTCGTCGGCATGATGCGGGACGAGATCTGCCGGCCGGAATGA
- a CDS encoding NAD(P)/FAD-dependent oxidoreductase: MARVAVLGAGLGGVIMAYELRDILGPQHEIAVVNKGSKYSFVPSNPWVAVGWRDREAIEADLAPVFAKRDIRLHPQGAARLHPAENRIELTDGSSVDYDYLVVATGPDLAFDEIEGLGPDGHTQSICQVDHALMAKQAFDRLVKAPGPVIIGAAQGASCYGPAYEFAFVLDKALRDAKVRDRVPMTFVTAEPYVGHLGLDGVGDTKTLLESEMRQHHVKWICNAKIDRVEAGRMLISELTDDGAPKASHELPFAYSMILPAFRGVPAVRGIDGLTNPRGFILADKHQRNPTFRNVFSVGVCVAIPPVGKTAVPVGVPKTGFMIESMVTATAHNIARLVEGREPDAEATWNAVCLADFGDGGVAFVAQPQIPPRNVNWSSSGRWVHAAKIGFERYFLRKIRIGKSEPFYERLALQALGIDKLKAVKIEEEV, translated from the coding sequence ATGGCAAGGGTCGCAGTCCTCGGCGCCGGTCTCGGCGGCGTCATCATGGCCTACGAACTGAGGGACATCCTCGGGCCGCAGCACGAGATCGCCGTCGTCAACAAGGGCTCGAAATACTCCTTCGTCCCGTCCAATCCCTGGGTCGCCGTCGGCTGGCGCGACCGGGAGGCGATCGAGGCGGATCTGGCGCCGGTCTTCGCCAAGCGCGACATCCGGCTTCATCCGCAGGGCGCCGCTCGGCTGCATCCGGCGGAAAACCGCATCGAACTGACCGATGGGTCCTCCGTCGACTACGACTATCTGGTCGTCGCGACGGGTCCGGATCTCGCCTTCGACGAGATCGAGGGGCTCGGTCCCGACGGTCACACCCAGTCGATCTGCCAGGTCGACCACGCCCTGATGGCCAAGCAGGCCTTCGACCGCCTGGTCAAGGCGCCGGGTCCGGTCATCATCGGGGCCGCCCAGGGCGCCTCCTGCTACGGGCCGGCCTACGAATTCGCCTTCGTTCTCGACAAGGCGCTGCGCGACGCCAAGGTGCGCGACCGGGTGCCGATGACCTTCGTCACCGCCGAGCCCTATGTCGGCCATCTCGGCCTGGACGGCGTCGGCGACACCAAGACCCTGCTCGAAAGCGAGATGCGTCAGCATCACGTCAAATGGATCTGCAACGCCAAGATCGATCGGGTCGAGGCGGGTCGGATGCTGATCTCCGAATTGACCGACGACGGCGCCCCGAAGGCGTCGCACGAGCTTCCCTTCGCCTACTCGATGATCCTGCCGGCCTTCCGCGGCGTGCCTGCGGTCCGCGGCATCGACGGCCTGACCAATCCGCGCGGCTTCATCCTGGCCGACAAGCACCAGCGCAATCCGACCTTCCGCAACGTGTTCTCGGTCGGCGTCTGCGTCGCCATCCCGCCGGTCGGCAAGACGGCGGTTCCGGTCGGCGTGCCGAAGACCGGCTTCATGATCGAAAGCATGGTGACGGCCACCGCCCACAATATCGCCCGTCTGGTTGAGGGGCGCGAACCGGATGCCGAGGCGACCTGGAACGCTGTCTGTCTGGCTGATTTCGGCGACGGCGGCGTCGCCTTCGTGGCCCAGCCGCAGATCCCGCCGCGCAACGTCAACTGGTCCTCGTCGGGCCGCTGGGTCCATGCCGCCAAGATCGGCTTCGAACGCTACTTCCTGCGCAAGATCCGGATCGGCAAATCCGAGCCCTTCTACGAGCGCCTCGCCCTGCAGGCCCTCGGCATCGACAAGCTGAAGGCGGTCAAGATCGAGGAAGAGGTCTGA
- a CDS encoding rhodanese-like domain-containing protein: MFGFGRRPTGHSLTPQDAHAQAVSGQITLVDVREDGEWRQGHIAGAIHMPLSRLRDLAGTLPGGRPVVFYCLSGARSAQAITVCRALGFAHDTHMAGGISAWRAHGLPLAR, translated from the coding sequence ATGTTCGGTTTCGGTCGCCGTCCGACAGGTCACAGCCTCACGCCTCAGGATGCCCACGCGCAGGCGGTGTCGGGGCAGATTACGCTGGTCGATGTCCGCGAGGACGGCGAATGGCGGCAGGGCCATATCGCCGGTGCCATCCACATGCCGCTGTCGCGGTTGCGCGACCTTGCCGGCACCCTTCCCGGAGGACGCCCCGTCGTCTTCTATTGTCTTTCCGGGGCCCGATCGGCCCAGGCCATCACGGTTTGCCGTGCGCTCGGCTTCGCACACGATACCCATATGGCGGGCGGCATTTCGGCGTGGCGGGCCCACGGCCTGCCGCTGGCCCGTTGA
- a CDS encoding YgaP family membrane protein, translated as MTLDRIILAFAGAMVLLSVILTVLVHPQFIWLTVFVGLNMVQSAFTGFCPAAMVFKALGVKPGCAF; from the coding sequence ATGACGCTCGACCGCATCATCCTCGCCTTCGCCGGAGCCATGGTGCTCCTGTCCGTGATCCTGACCGTCCTGGTCCATCCGCAGTTTATCTGGCTGACGGTCTTCGTCGGCCTGAATATGGTCCAGTCCGCCTTCACCGGCTTCTGTCCGGCCGCCATGGTCTTCAAGGCTCTCGGCGTGAAGCCCGGCTGCGCCTTCTGA
- a CDS encoding efflux RND transporter periplasmic adaptor subunit, whose protein sequence is MRLALAALSAASLVLAGLVLAGPTPTRAGSLKIEPVTVPEWKAVYGRVEARDTIPARARVGGTLTELLVSEGDAVKAGQRIAIVHDDKIAFQVSALDSQLKAIVAQLQNAETELARTQSLVDRGVATAQRLDQLRTQADVFRNQIASTEAQRLVIVQQGTEGNVLAPADGKILTVPVTRGAVLLPGETVATIGAGGFFLRLAIPERHAPLLKEGAGLTVETDTGPATGRLVKLYPQIGNGRIVADVEVQGLPTLFVDARVLVRVPIGMRKVTMIPAAAIVHRSGLDFVTVRLPSGPVERTVVIGERDGDKVEILTGLAAGDEVVTP, encoded by the coding sequence ATGCGCCTGGCCCTTGCCGCACTGTCCGCCGCTTCCCTGGTCCTGGCCGGCCTCGTCCTGGCAGGCCCCACCCCGACGCGGGCCGGTTCCCTGAAGATCGAACCCGTCACGGTGCCGGAATGGAAGGCCGTCTACGGCCGCGTCGAGGCGCGCGATACGATCCCGGCGCGCGCCCGGGTCGGCGGCACCCTGACCGAACTGCTCGTCTCCGAGGGCGACGCGGTCAAGGCCGGGCAGCGCATCGCCATCGTCCATGACGACAAGATCGCCTTCCAGGTCTCCGCGCTCGATTCCCAGCTGAAGGCGATCGTCGCCCAACTGCAGAATGCCGAGACCGAACTCGCCCGAACCCAGTCCCTGGTCGACCGGGGCGTCGCCACGGCGCAGCGTCTCGACCAGTTGCGCACCCAGGCCGACGTGTTCCGCAACCAGATCGCCTCGACCGAGGCGCAACGCCTCGTCATCGTGCAGCAGGGCACCGAAGGCAACGTGCTGGCGCCTGCCGACGGCAAGATCCTGACCGTGCCGGTCACCCGCGGCGCTGTCCTGCTGCCGGGCGAGACGGTGGCGACGATCGGCGCGGGCGGCTTCTTCCTGCGCCTGGCGATCCCAGAACGCCACGCGCCGCTTCTGAAGGAGGGCGCCGGCCTGACGGTGGAGACCGACACCGGCCCGGCGACCGGCCGGCTGGTCAAGCTCTATCCGCAGATCGGCAACGGCCGGATCGTCGCCGATGTCGAGGTCCAGGGCCTGCCGACCCTGTTCGTCGACGCGCGCGTGCTGGTCCGCGTCCCGATCGGAATGCGCAAGGTGACGATGATCCCGGCCGCGGCGATCGTCCATCGCTCCGGGCTCGATTTCGTGACCGTGCGGCTGCCCAGCGGGCCGGTCGAACGCACGGTCGTGATCGGCGAGCGCGACGGCGACAAGGTCGAAATCCTGACCGGCCTCGCGGCTGGCGACGAGGTGGTCACACCATGA
- a CDS encoding efflux RND transporter permease subunit: MKLGLAGGLTRAFIGSALTPLFLLAALAMGLVALVTLPREEEPQISVPMVDIRVSAPGLRAEDAVKLVTEPLETIVRAISGVDHVYSQTRDDGALVTARFLVGTPADAAILRVHEKLRANMDRIPVGIPEPQIVGRGIDDVAIVSLTLAPKPEAAAGVTAADLTRIARELRTEIAKIDDVGLTYLVGETGDAIRIAPNPDKLALYGVTLQQLSAKVKAANRAVPTGLVRSQAGQIDVIAGETLQTPAAVGNLLLTTRDGRPVYVRDVADVAFVSDTADLHVAHVARGPDGVAVRVPAVTLAVAKRAGANAVTVAEAILERVHGLTGSLIPKGIEVAVTRDYGETANEKANELLFHLGLATLSIIALVWFSIGRREALVVAVVIPVTILLTLFAARLMGYTLNRVSLFALIFSIGILVDDAIVVIENIARHWGMKDGRSRRDAAIEAVAEVGNPTIVATLTVVAALLPMLFVSGMMGPYMSPIPSNASAAMIFSFFVAVTVTPWLMLKVAGKAPLHGHDAHDGAGGRLGRLYAGVARPILASKAASWVFLLAVGAATLGSLALFYTKDVTVKLLPFDNKSELAVVIDLPEGASVEATDAAAQAIAKVALGMKEVVSVQTHAGTAAPFNFNGLVRHAYLRAEPQLGDVQLNLKPKAERTRSSHEIALDLRRQIAAVPVPAGTSLKVVEPPPGPPVMATLLAEIYGPDAETRRRTADKVAAAFRSVPFVVDVDDSYGMPARRIRATLSADDIEYFRVEEGDVLDTLAILNGSTTVGYSHRGGGRAAIPIVLARPKGDRVMDERALTTPIPANVLPGDRGVVELGDVIRLNDETASYPVFRHNGRAAEMVTAELAGAYEAPLYGMLAVQEALHRQDWTGLEKPRIALHGQPADESRPVLLWDGEWEVTWVTFRDMGAAFMVAMLGIYILVVAQFGSFKLPLVILTPIPLTFIGILGGHWLFHAPFTATSMIGFIALAGIIVRNSILLVDFVRHAPREETVATPEGPVTRARPLADILIEAGAIRFKPILLTALAAMIGAAVILTDPIFQGLALSLLFGLASSTLLTVLVIPAIYRVLRT; the protein is encoded by the coding sequence ATGAAGCTCGGCCTTGCCGGCGGGCTGACGCGGGCCTTCATCGGTTCCGCGCTGACCCCCCTGTTCCTGCTCGCCGCTCTCGCCATGGGTCTGGTCGCCCTCGTCACGCTGCCGCGCGAGGAGGAGCCACAGATCTCCGTGCCGATGGTCGACATCCGCGTCTCGGCGCCCGGATTGAGGGCCGAGGATGCGGTCAAGCTGGTCACCGAGCCGCTCGAGACCATCGTCCGGGCGATTTCGGGCGTCGATCACGTCTATTCGCAGACCCGCGACGACGGCGCCCTGGTCACCGCCCGCTTCCTGGTCGGCACCCCGGCCGACGCGGCCATCCTGCGCGTGCACGAGAAGCTGCGCGCCAACATGGACCGCATCCCGGTCGGCATCCCGGAACCGCAGATCGTCGGCCGCGGTATCGACGACGTGGCGATCGTCTCCCTGACGCTGGCCCCGAAGCCGGAGGCCGCCGCCGGCGTGACCGCGGCCGACCTCACCCGCATCGCCCGCGAATTGCGCACCGAGATCGCCAAGATCGACGATGTCGGGCTGACCTATCTGGTCGGCGAGACCGGCGACGCGATCCGCATCGCGCCGAATCCCGACAAGCTCGCACTCTACGGCGTCACCCTGCAGCAGCTTTCCGCCAAGGTGAAGGCCGCCAACCGTGCGGTTCCGACCGGGCTGGTGCGCAGCCAGGCCGGCCAGATCGACGTCATCGCCGGCGAGACGCTGCAGACGCCGGCCGCTGTCGGCAACCTGCTCCTGACGACACGCGACGGCCGTCCGGTCTATGTCCGCGACGTGGCCGACGTGGCCTTCGTCTCCGATACGGCCGACCTTCATGTCGCCCATGTCGCGCGCGGGCCGGACGGCGTCGCCGTCCGCGTGCCGGCGGTCACGCTGGCGGTCGCCAAGCGTGCCGGCGCCAATGCGGTGACGGTCGCCGAGGCGATCCTGGAGCGGGTGCACGGGCTGACCGGCAGCCTCATCCCGAAGGGGATCGAGGTCGCGGTGACGCGCGACTATGGCGAGACCGCCAACGAGAAGGCGAACGAGCTCCTGTTCCATCTGGGGCTCGCCACGCTGTCGATCATCGCGCTGGTCTGGTTCTCGATCGGCCGGCGCGAGGCGCTGGTGGTCGCGGTGGTGATCCCGGTCACCATCCTGTTGACCCTCTTCGCCGCACGGCTGATGGGCTATACGCTCAACCGCGTCTCGCTGTTCGCCCTGATCTTCTCGATCGGCATCCTGGTCGACGACGCCATCGTGGTGATCGAGAACATCGCCCGCCACTGGGGCATGAAGGACGGCCGCTCGCGGCGCGATGCCGCCATCGAGGCGGTCGCGGAGGTCGGCAACCCGACCATCGTGGCGACCCTGACGGTGGTCGCGGCCCTGCTGCCGATGCTCTTCGTCAGCGGCATGATGGGCCCCTATATGAGCCCGATCCCGTCGAACGCCTCGGCGGCGATGATCTTTTCCTTCTTCGTCGCCGTGACGGTCACGCCCTGGCTGATGCTCAAGGTCGCCGGCAAGGCGCCGCTGCACGGGCATGACGCCCATGACGGCGCCGGCGGTCGGCTGGGACGGCTCTATGCCGGCGTCGCCCGGCCGATTCTCGCCTCCAAGGCGGCGAGTTGGGTGTTCCTGCTCGCCGTCGGCGCCGCAACCCTCGGCTCCCTGGCGCTGTTCTACACCAAGGACGTGACCGTCAAGCTGCTGCCCTTCGACAACAAGTCGGAACTGGCGGTGGTCATCGACCTGCCGGAAGGCGCATCGGTGGAGGCGACCGACGCCGCCGCCCAGGCGATCGCCAAGGTGGCGCTCGGCATGAAGGAGGTCGTCTCGGTCCAGACCCATGCCGGCACGGCCGCGCCGTTCAACTTCAACGGCCTCGTCCGGCACGCCTATCTACGGGCCGAGCCGCAGCTCGGCGATGTCCAGCTCAACCTCAAGCCCAAGGCCGAACGGACCCGCTCGAGCCACGAGATCGCGCTCGACCTGCGCCGCCAGATCGCCGCCGTGCCGGTACCGGCCGGAACGTCGCTGAAGGTGGTCGAACCGCCGCCGGGTCCGCCCGTCATGGCGACCCTGCTCGCCGAGATCTACGGCCCCGATGCCGAGACCCGGCGGCGCACCGCCGACAAGGTCGCGGCGGCCTTCCGGTCGGTGCCCTTCGTGGTCGATGTCGACGACAGCTACGGCATGCCGGCACGACGCATCCGGGCGACGCTGTCGGCCGACGACATCGAGTATTTCCGCGTCGAGGAGGGCGACGTGCTCGACACGCTCGCGATCCTGAACGGTTCGACCACGGTCGGCTACTCGCATCGCGGCGGCGGCCGGGCCGCCATCCCGATCGTGCTCGCGCGCCCCAAGGGCGACCGGGTCATGGACGAACGCGCCCTGACCACGCCGATCCCGGCCAATGTCCTGCCCGGCGACCGCGGCGTTGTCGAACTCGGCGACGTGATCCGGTTGAACGACGAGACCGCGAGCTATCCGGTGTTCCGCCACAACGGCCGGGCCGCCGAGATGGTCACGGCGGAGCTCGCCGGTGCCTATGAGGCCCCGCTCTACGGCATGCTCGCCGTCCAGGAGGCGCTCCACCGGCAGGACTGGACCGGGCTGGAGAAGCCGCGCATCGCGTTGCACGGCCAGCCGGCCGACGAGAGCCGTCCGGTGCTGCTCTGGGACGGCGAGTGGGAGGTGACCTGGGTCACCTTCCGCGACATGGGTGCCGCCTTCATGGTGGCGATGCTCGGCATCTACATCCTGGTCGTCGCCCAGTTCGGCTCCTTCAAGCTGCCGCTGGTCATCCTGACCCCGATCCCGCTCACCTTCATCGGCATCCTGGGCGGCCACTGGCTGTTCCATGCGCCGTTCACGGCGACCTCGATGATCGGCTTCATCGCGCTTGCCGGCATCATCGTGCGCAACTCGATCCTCTTGGTCGACTTCGTCCGCCACGCCCCGCGCGAGGAGACGGTCGCCACGCCCGAGGGTCCGGTCACGCGGGCGCGGCCGCTCGCCGACATCCTGATCGAGGCCGGCGCGATCCGGTTCAAGCCGATCCTGCTGACCGCCCTGGCGGCCATGATCGGCGCGGCCGTGATCCTGACCGACCCGATCTTCCAGGGCCTCGCCCTGTCGCTGCTGTTCGGCCTCGCCTCCTCGACGCTGCTGACCGTGCTGGTCATCCCGGCCATCTACCGGGTGCTCCGGACCTGA